Proteins co-encoded in one Nitratireductor kimnyeongensis genomic window:
- a CDS encoding CDP-alcohol phosphatidyltransferase family protein has product MLDGWAHRKINPGLSAVATQLAGAGVRANAVTYAGLALGLAAAAAIAYQGFWAGLALILASRLCDGLDGAIARIHGKTDFGGYLDIVLDFAFYGAVPLGFIIADPGANAIAGAVLLLAFYVNGASFLAYAVMAEKRRLKSDARGEKSLFFTTGLAEASETLAVFVAMCLLPSWFPVLAYGFAALTAYTTVSRMVLASRRFG; this is encoded by the coding sequence ATGCTTGACGGTTGGGCACATCGAAAGATCAACCCCGGATTATCTGCCGTAGCCACTCAGCTTGCGGGAGCGGGGGTGCGCGCCAATGCCGTCACCTATGCGGGACTTGCACTGGGGTTGGCCGCCGCCGCTGCCATTGCTTATCAGGGCTTTTGGGCAGGGCTTGCGCTCATTTTGGCCAGCCGCTTATGCGACGGGTTGGACGGAGCCATAGCCAGAATTCACGGCAAGACCGATTTCGGTGGTTATCTCGACATCGTTCTGGACTTTGCGTTTTACGGAGCCGTGCCGCTCGGCTTCATTATCGCCGACCCCGGCGCCAACGCAATCGCCGGCGCAGTGCTCCTGCTGGCGTTCTATGTCAATGGTGCCAGCTTTCTTGCTTACGCGGTCATGGCCGAAAAACGTCGCCTCAAAAGCGATGCACGGGGGGAGAAATCGCTCTTCTTCACCACTGGACTGGCCGAAGCGAGCGAAACGTTGGCCGTCTTCGTGGCCATGTGTCTCTTACCGTCCTGGTTTCCGGTACTCGCCTACGGTTTTGCCGCGCTCACCGCCTATACCACTGTTTCACGCATGGTTTTGGCGAGCAGGCGTTTCGGCTGA
- a CDS encoding O-succinylhomoserine sulfhydrylase, whose amino-acid sequence MTENSKNDWKPQTALVHGGVSRSHFGETSEALYLTQGFVYDSAEAAEARFKGEEPGFVYSRYANPTVDIFERRMCALEGAEEARAMSSGMAAVTAALLCSLKAGDHVVAGRALFGSCRWVVETLMPRYGIETTLVDGAKLENWQAAIRPNTKLFFLESPTNPTLEVADIAGVAALANEIGGRLVVDNVFATPLLQKPLELGAHVVVYSATKHIDGQGRCLGGVVLSDKEWVDEHLQDFFRHTGPSLSPFNAWTLLKGLETLPLRVRQQTESAGRIADLLADHPKVARVIYPGREDHPQADIIARQMKGGSTLICVELKGGKKGAFAFENALRIFQISNNLGDAKSLITHPATTTHKNLSDDARAELGIGDGTLRLSVGLEDCDDLLADIERALAAI is encoded by the coding sequence ATGACAGAGAATTCCAAGAACGACTGGAAACCACAGACAGCGCTTGTTCATGGCGGGGTCTCCCGCTCGCATTTTGGCGAAACCTCCGAAGCGCTCTATCTGACGCAGGGCTTTGTTTATGACAGTGCCGAAGCTGCGGAGGCCCGATTCAAGGGCGAAGAACCCGGCTTCGTCTATTCCCGCTATGCCAATCCCACCGTCGATATCTTCGAGCGCCGCATGTGCGCGCTGGAGGGCGCCGAAGAGGCGCGCGCCATGTCTTCCGGCATGGCGGCGGTCACAGCAGCGCTGCTTTGCTCGCTCAAAGCCGGCGACCATGTGGTGGCGGGCCGTGCGCTTTTCGGATCCTGCCGCTGGGTGGTCGAGACGTTGATGCCCCGCTACGGGATCGAGACGACACTTGTCGACGGCGCGAAGCTCGAAAACTGGCAAGCGGCCATACGCCCCAACACCAAGCTTTTCTTTCTTGAAAGTCCCACCAACCCGACATTGGAAGTGGCTGACATTGCCGGCGTCGCGGCCCTTGCAAACGAAATCGGCGGGCGGCTCGTTGTCGACAACGTGTTCGCCACCCCTCTCCTGCAAAAGCCGCTTGAACTGGGCGCGCACGTGGTCGTCTATTCGGCCACAAAGCACATTGACGGTCAGGGCCGATGCCTGGGTGGTGTCGTCTTATCGGACAAGGAATGGGTGGACGAGCATCTCCAGGACTTCTTCCGCCACACCGGGCCCAGCCTTTCGCCCTTCAACGCATGGACGCTGCTTAAGGGGCTGGAGACACTACCGCTGCGCGTGCGCCAGCAGACCGAAAGCGCCGGCCGCATCGCCGATCTGCTTGCCGACCACCCCAAGGTCGCCCGTGTCATCTATCCGGGCCGCGAGGATCACCCTCAGGCAGACATCATCGCCCGGCAGATGAAGGGCGGCTCGACGCTCATCTGCGTTGAATTGAAAGGTGGAAAAAAGGGCGCATTTGCCTTCGAGAATGCTTTGAGGATCTTCCAGATTTCCAACAATCTCGGCGATGCCAAGAGCCTTATCACCCACCCGGCAACCACCACTCACAAGAACCTGTCGGATGATGCCCGGGCAGAACTGGGAATTGGTGACGGCACCCTGCGCCTGTCGGTCGGTCTGGAAGATTGCGACGACCTTCTTGCCGACATCGAAAGGGCGCTGGCCGCAATATGA
- a CDS encoding 2'-deoxycytidine 5'-triphosphate deaminase, with product MAKAGILPDKDIAALFDNGALASARPLDDDQIQPASLDLRLGTVAYRVRASFLPGPNHRVSEKLEKLKLHEIALVEGAVLETGCVYIVPLLEGLDLPDGISASANPKSSTGRLDIFTRVMTDHGQEFDKIPAGYSGPLYMEVSPRTFPIVVRTGSRLSQIRFRTGKALLDESALADLHARETLVASEDPNITGGGIALSVDLSGGGNGLIGYRAKHHTALIDVDKRDQHDIADFWEPLTGDGADGLILDPDEFYILVSQEAVHVPPHHAAEMTPFDPLVGEFRVHYAGFFDPGFGHSSAGGTGSRAVLEVRSHEVPFILEHGQIVGRLVYERMLSRPDALYGADLKSNYQGQTLKLSKHFRMA from the coding sequence TTGGCAAAAGCGGGAATTCTGCCGGACAAGGATATTGCGGCACTGTTCGACAATGGAGCGCTCGCCTCGGCTCGTCCGCTGGATGACGACCAGATTCAGCCAGCCAGTCTCGACTTGCGATTGGGCACTGTTGCCTATCGTGTACGCGCCAGCTTCCTGCCTGGGCCGAACCACCGTGTTTCAGAGAAGCTTGAGAAACTCAAACTGCACGAGATCGCCCTCGTCGAAGGAGCGGTTCTGGAGACGGGGTGCGTCTATATCGTCCCGCTGCTGGAGGGGCTCGATCTGCCCGATGGCATTTCGGCCTCCGCCAATCCGAAAAGCTCGACGGGACGGCTCGATATCTTCACGCGTGTGATGACCGACCACGGGCAGGAATTCGACAAGATCCCGGCCGGTTATTCGGGCCCGCTCTATATGGAAGTTAGCCCGCGCACTTTTCCGATCGTGGTGCGCACCGGCTCTCGCCTTTCGCAGATCCGCTTCCGTACCGGCAAGGCGTTGCTCGATGAAAGCGCGCTGGCGGATCTGCATGCGCGCGAGACGCTCGTTGCTTCGGAAGACCCCAACATCACTGGCGGTGGCATCGCGCTCTCGGTCGACTTGAGCGGTGGCGGCAACGGGCTGATCGGATACCGCGCAAAACACCACACGGCACTGATCGACGTGGACAAGCGCGACCAGCACGACATCGCAGACTTTTGGGAGCCACTGACAGGCGACGGTGCGGACGGCCTGATCCTTGATCCTGACGAGTTCTACATTCTCGTGTCGCAGGAAGCGGTGCATGTGCCGCCGCACCATGCGGCTGAGATGACACCGTTCGATCCGCTGGTGGGCGAGTTCCGTGTGCACTATGCGGGTTTCTTCGATCCCGGATTCGGCCATTCTTCGGCCGGTGGCACTGGCAGCCGCGCGGTTCTCGAAGTGCGCAGCCATGAGGTTCCGTTCATTCTTGAACATGGCCAGATCGTTGGCCGCCTCGTTTACGAACGGATGCTCTCACGCCCTGATGCGCTTTATGGCGCGGACTTGAAATCGAACTACCAGGGGCAGACGCTGAAGCTTTCCAAACATTTCCGCATGGCCTGA
- a CDS encoding ion transporter, producing the protein MQALKSLIESRRFEAAITALIVVNAITLGLETSERAMTAFGPLLKTLDQAILGVFVAELLARFAVYRQNFFRDPWRIFDLVVVGIALVPATAGLSVLRALRILRVLRLVSMVPSLRRVVGGLISALPGMGSIMLLLGLVYYVFAVMATKLFGTSFPDWFGTIGLSAYSLFQIMTLESWSMGIVRPVMEVYPLAWLFFIPFIVSTTFTVLNLFIGIIVSAMQAEHDEEASAERTALQAEQEIILNEIRALRKEVQAMAAEKAREER; encoded by the coding sequence GTGCAAGCGCTCAAAAGCCTGATCGAATCCCGTCGCTTCGAAGCGGCCATTACTGCCCTTATCGTCGTCAACGCGATCACGCTGGGTCTTGAGACTTCTGAACGAGCCATGACTGCATTTGGTCCACTGTTGAAAACGCTGGACCAAGCCATATTGGGCGTCTTCGTCGCCGAACTTCTCGCACGGTTCGCTGTCTACCGGCAGAACTTCTTCCGCGACCCCTGGCGAATCTTCGATCTCGTTGTGGTGGGCATTGCGCTTGTTCCGGCGACCGCCGGGCTCTCTGTGTTGCGCGCGCTGCGCATCCTGCGTGTCTTGCGTCTGGTCAGCATGGTGCCATCATTGCGGCGTGTGGTCGGCGGACTGATCTCGGCGCTGCCGGGCATGGGCTCTATCATGCTGCTTCTGGGGTTGGTCTATTACGTGTTTGCAGTGATGGCCACCAAACTGTTTGGCACATCGTTTCCCGACTGGTTTGGCACGATCGGCCTTTCCGCCTATTCGCTTTTCCAGATCATGACGCTGGAGAGCTGGTCGATGGGGATCGTCCGTCCGGTGATGGAGGTCTATCCACTCGCCTGGCTCTTCTTCATTCCCTTCATCGTCTCGACCACGTTCACCGTGTTGAACCTCTTCATCGGTATCATCGTCTCGGCGATGCAGGCCGAGCATGATGAAGAGGCATCGGCCGAACGCACAGCCCTGCAGGCCGAGCAGGAGATCATCCTCAACGAGATTCGCGCGCTCCGCAAAGAAGTGCAGGCAATGGCCGCGGAAAAGGCGCGGGAAGAGCGCTGA
- a CDS encoding PhoX family protein: protein MNKQDIVRLSWDEFDEMRDPRPEDNGFDAVVERAISRRGFLGGVLAFGSAAAAMGTGVFSTTSTAKAESAAFNFEPIGIATDHEIHVPAGYNWKPLVRWGDPLFKEAEGSYSAENGVAVDMSDKVFGENTDGMETFIDGDKTILAINSEYVNPEINLPAEAEGMPRNADEVTLLKNMQGVTVMEIADTGDGYAVVLDSPYNRRITHETPMTMDGPAAGSDLVKTNADPEGLSPKGTMNNCGSGKTLWGTYLTCEENFNGYFGTTSEREATEGEVRYGIGGESRYAYEKFDERFDLAKEPNEPNRHGWVTEINPLDPDSTPVKHTALGRFKHENAAMVQAADGRVVVYMGDDERGEFIYRYVSNGTWAEGQATDGLLADGTLYVAKFNDDMKGKWLPLTPESTGMSIEEILVFARIAGSKVGATTMDRPEWIATNPLRVEAYCALTNNKNRGVSANAGGDEQPAGGPNPRETNNFGQIVRWRPEGEDHGADTFAWDLYVMAGNPKVYSNVYAGSDNITEGNMFNSPDGMIFSSDGMLWIQTDGDDSNEGEFEGQGNNQMLVGNPETGEIARFLTAPNGAEVTGLTWSADRKVAFVGIQHPGGSWPDGNGKPRSAVISVWREDGKVIG, encoded by the coding sequence ATGAACAAGCAGGATATCGTTCGCCTGTCATGGGACGAATTCGACGAGATGCGCGACCCGCGCCCCGAGGACAATGGTTTTGACGCCGTGGTGGAGCGCGCCATTTCGCGTCGTGGCTTTCTTGGTGGTGTTCTGGCATTCGGCTCTGCTGCAGCCGCCATGGGAACAGGCGTCTTCTCTACCACCTCAACTGCGAAGGCAGAAAGCGCGGCGTTCAATTTTGAGCCTATCGGGATCGCGACCGACCACGAAATACACGTTCCTGCCGGGTATAACTGGAAGCCCCTGGTGCGCTGGGGCGACCCGCTTTTCAAGGAAGCGGAAGGTTCCTATTCAGCGGAGAATGGCGTTGCCGTCGACATGTCGGACAAGGTGTTCGGCGAGAACACAGACGGCATGGAGACTTTCATAGATGGTGACAAGACAATCCTTGCCATCAACTCCGAATATGTGAACCCCGAGATCAACCTGCCGGCCGAAGCCGAAGGCATGCCCCGCAACGCGGACGAAGTGACGCTCCTTAAGAACATGCAGGGCGTGACCGTGATGGAGATTGCCGACACCGGCGATGGTTATGCCGTGGTGCTCGACAGCCCCTATAATCGCCGCATCACGCATGAAACTCCCATGACGATGGATGGCCCGGCGGCGGGCTCCGACCTCGTGAAAACGAACGCAGATCCGGAAGGTCTCTCGCCGAAAGGCACGATGAACAATTGCGGCTCGGGCAAGACTCTCTGGGGCACCTATCTGACCTGCGAAGAGAATTTCAATGGCTACTTCGGCACGACCAGTGAGCGCGAAGCCACGGAAGGCGAAGTGCGCTACGGTATCGGCGGCGAGAGCCGGTATGCCTATGAAAAATTCGACGAGCGGTTCGATCTCGCCAAGGAACCCAACGAGCCGAACCGTCACGGCTGGGTAACGGAGATCAACCCGCTCGACCCCGATTCCACGCCTGTGAAACACACGGCGCTTGGGCGTTTCAAACATGAAAATGCTGCAATGGTGCAGGCAGCGGATGGTCGCGTCGTCGTCTATATGGGTGACGACGAGCGCGGCGAATTCATCTATCGCTATGTGTCCAATGGCACTTGGGCCGAGGGGCAAGCCACGGACGGGCTTCTTGCAGACGGAACGCTCTACGTCGCCAAGTTTAATGACGACATGAAGGGCAAATGGCTGCCCCTGACACCCGAAAGCACGGGAATGTCGATTGAGGAGATACTTGTCTTCGCTCGCATTGCAGGCTCGAAGGTCGGTGCAACCACCATGGACCGACCAGAATGGATTGCCACCAACCCGCTTCGCGTTGAAGCCTATTGCGCGCTTACCAACAACAAGAACCGGGGCGTTTCCGCCAATGCCGGTGGCGACGAACAACCCGCCGGCGGCCCGAATCCGCGTGAGACAAACAATTTCGGCCAGATCGTCCGTTGGCGGCCCGAGGGTGAAGACCATGGCGCAGACACGTTTGCCTGGGACCTTTACGTGATGGCCGGCAACCCCAAGGTCTACAGCAATGTCTATGCCGGATCCGACAACATCACTGAAGGTAACATGTTCAACTCGCCTGACGGGATGATTTTCTCCTCCGACGGCATGTTGTGGATCCAGACCGATGGTGATGACAGCAATGAGGGCGAGTTCGAAGGACAGGGGAACAACCAGATGCTGGTTGGCAACCCCGAAACCGGTGAAATCGCCCGCTTCCTGACGGCTCCGAACGGCGCAGAAGTGACCGGTCTGACCTGGTCGGCCGACCGCAAGGTTGCATTCGTCGGCATCCAGCATCCGGGCGGCAGTTGGCCCGACGGTAATGGAAAGCCACGTTCAGCGGTGATCTCCGTCTGGCGGGAAGACGGTAAGGTCATCGGCTAG
- a CDS encoding TonB-dependent receptor domain-containing protein has protein sequence MTFTRILPLTGVSLLAMASALQAQEGNQTTTVLDTITVISDGKENIEATGGTVVTREDLEILQPSNTSELFSRKSSISVSGGEGPSKRIHVLGMEQSHLAVSVDGVPQTATSWHHTGSNVVDPVFLKRVEVEAGAAAADSGFGAAAGAIRYETVGALDLLEDGKNLGARLGLSYGTNGRGFSGSAAGYGRYEGFDWFVMTHGASGKNYKSGDGLEILGTEPAARNILAKLGYEAEGHRLELGYERSRDKADRLIKMNMGLAGDTVHPLEVARDAVNLKYTTTAPTDMWDPEVTLYYSENNYWRPNYENRTNGNMALDEDLFGGKVQNRFTFDSGNITAGVDFGRHGYFTDNYGNNDRRYRDFSTVQIGAFAQGRFEFDNGFNLSTGVRYDGHRFTDWNDNAFSDSGASVNATVSYKFNDHFEVFAGASRTWLGYVIGDYGYVHARDDSFTTDPGFSAGTAQNLKVGANFGGENWNAGVTFFDTRIDGLPVYEWGTGGTLHNSPDGSRSRGVTLNAGYRWENTKIGATFTKAKVTIGDNTALPNSGTFMPIGDMATLYIDHEIPDYNLKLGASLAWAGKISDAYAAAEGFYDQPAYTVVNTYAEWTPPSYENMTIRVGVENLFDKTYFERTGFAASSNRGGIEPVYAPGRTFTFHTAVKF, from the coding sequence ATGACGTTTACGCGGATACTGCCGCTTACCGGTGTCTCGTTGCTTGCGATGGCTTCCGCATTGCAGGCGCAGGAAGGCAATCAGACGACCACCGTCCTCGACACAATCACCGTCATCAGTGACGGCAAGGAAAACATCGAAGCGACAGGTGGCACGGTTGTCACAAGGGAGGATCTGGAGATCCTGCAACCCAGCAACACCTCGGAGCTCTTCTCGCGTAAATCCTCGATCAGTGTCTCGGGCGGTGAAGGACCTTCCAAGCGTATCCACGTTCTGGGCATGGAGCAGTCGCACCTTGCCGTCAGCGTGGATGGCGTGCCGCAGACCGCAACAAGCTGGCACCATACCGGTTCGAACGTCGTCGATCCCGTATTCCTGAAGCGGGTGGAGGTGGAAGCAGGTGCCGCCGCCGCCGATTCCGGTTTTGGCGCGGCAGCCGGTGCAATCCGCTACGAGACCGTCGGTGCGCTGGATCTGCTCGAAGACGGAAAGAACCTGGGGGCCCGGCTTGGTCTTTCCTACGGTACGAACGGCCGTGGCTTCTCGGGCAGTGCCGCCGGTTATGGCCGATACGAAGGGTTTGACTGGTTCGTCATGACGCACGGCGCAAGCGGCAAGAACTACAAAAGCGGCGACGGGCTTGAAATTCTCGGCACCGAGCCTGCGGCGCGCAACATTCTCGCCAAGCTCGGCTATGAAGCAGAAGGGCATCGCCTCGAGCTCGGCTATGAGCGCAGCCGCGACAAGGCCGACCGCCTGATCAAGATGAACATGGGGCTTGCCGGCGACACGGTGCATCCGCTCGAAGTGGCGCGCGATGCCGTGAACCTGAAATACACCACAACGGCACCCACCGACATGTGGGATCCGGAGGTGACGCTCTATTACAGCGAGAACAACTATTGGCGGCCGAACTACGAGAACCGCACCAACGGTAATATGGCGCTGGATGAAGACCTGTTCGGCGGTAAAGTGCAGAACCGTTTCACTTTCGACAGCGGCAACATCACGGCTGGTGTCGATTTCGGCCGGCATGGCTATTTCACCGACAATTATGGCAATAACGACCGCCGTTATCGCGACTTCTCGACCGTGCAGATCGGCGCGTTTGCGCAGGGGCGCTTCGAATTCGACAACGGCTTCAACCTGTCCACAGGTGTGCGCTATGACGGCCATCGCTTCACGGACTGGAACGACAACGCATTCTCTGACAGCGGCGCCAGTGTGAACGCGACTGTTTCCTATAAATTCAACGACCATTTCGAGGTGTTTGCCGGCGCCTCGCGGACCTGGCTCGGCTACGTCATAGGCGATTATGGCTATGTCCATGCCCGCGACGACAGCTTCACCACAGACCCCGGCTTCAGCGCCGGCACCGCGCAGAACCTTAAAGTGGGAGCGAATTTCGGAGGCGAGAACTGGAACGCCGGCGTGACCTTCTTCGACACACGCATTGACGGCCTTCCCGTCTATGAGTGGGGAACAGGTGGCACGCTGCACAATTCCCCCGATGGGTCTCGCTCCCGTGGTGTGACCCTGAATGCCGGGTATCGTTGGGAAAACACGAAGATCGGCGCGACTTTCACAAAGGCGAAGGTGACGATTGGAGACAACACCGCCCTTCCCAACAGCGGTACCTTCATGCCGATTGGCGATATGGCCACGTTGTATATCGATCACGAGATCCCGGACTACAATCTGAAGCTGGGCGCATCCTTGGCCTGGGCGGGGAAGATCTCCGATGCCTATGCCGCGGCTGAAGGGTTCTACGATCAGCCTGCCTATACCGTCGTCAACACCTATGCCGAGTGGACGCCGCCATCCTATGAAAACATGACGATTCGTGTCGGCGTCGAGAACCTGTTCGATAAAACCTATTTCGAGCGCACCGGCTTTGCCGCGAGCTCGAACCGTGGCGGAATCGAACCCGTCTATGCGCCGGGCCGGACCTTCACATTCCATACGGCTGTGAAGTTCTGA
- a CDS encoding helix-turn-helix transcriptional regulator: MLMVLLQGAQHFEIDGCQFEIDAGTEAACSPTVFMLNVAKDSRLRFFNDSTTPLRKVMISAPLPWLQRLFEVQDEAEKSVLRTFLSQHLANFSFEPGQHIVQSARKIMQPPPALQGELSSLYLRAQGLDLMWQSLLTMLAETKELLPSPTLMSLRYCERARDFVSGNLDRELTIGLIAREVGCSTSTLQRHFKMHFGVTVFDFIRQKRLEAARAALAQDGIPIAHAAHLAGYNNISSFTTAFRKAYGMTPSQVRAGVPRPDAQRSPQALHTPG; this comes from the coding sequence ATGTTGATGGTGCTGTTGCAGGGAGCCCAGCACTTCGAGATCGATGGGTGTCAATTCGAGATCGATGCGGGCACGGAGGCAGCCTGCTCGCCGACGGTGTTTATGCTCAATGTCGCGAAGGACAGCCGATTGCGATTCTTCAATGACAGCACCACACCGCTGCGCAAGGTGATGATTTCTGCACCACTGCCATGGCTCCAGCGTCTCTTCGAGGTGCAGGATGAGGCAGAGAAATCGGTCCTGAGGACTTTCCTCTCTCAGCACCTTGCGAATTTCTCGTTTGAACCGGGGCAACACATTGTCCAGTCAGCCCGGAAGATCATGCAGCCACCACCTGCCCTGCAGGGCGAGTTGTCGTCCCTCTATCTGAGAGCTCAAGGGCTTGATCTGATGTGGCAGTCCCTGTTGACGATGCTCGCTGAAACGAAGGAGCTTCTTCCCTCGCCGACGCTGATGAGCCTGCGGTATTGCGAGCGCGCCCGCGACTTCGTAAGCGGCAATCTGGATCGGGAACTCACCATTGGCCTGATCGCACGTGAGGTTGGGTGCAGCACATCCACGCTGCAACGGCACTTCAAGATGCATTTCGGCGTGACCGTCTTCGACTTCATTCGGCAGAAGCGCCTGGAAGCTGCCCGCGCGGCCCTGGCGCAGGATGGAATCCCGATCGCGCATGCAGCGCACTTGGCTGGTTACAACAACATTTCGAGCTTCACGACGGCCTTTCGCAAGGCATATGGTATGACCCCTAGCCAGGTTCGTGCCGGTGTGCCTCGGCCAGACGCTCAAAGATCTCCACAAGCGCTTCACACTCCGGGCTGA
- a CDS encoding LysR family transcriptional regulator — translation MLSPRSLEAFREVMRTGSVSGAAEELLISQPAVSRLIRELEERLDLRLFTRYGGRIVATPAAHEFWMEVERSFTGLKHIERAAQQIKRGQRATLSIAAAPAFAQAALPQAVAELHQLRPEFRAEFFSMTTLPVVRQVALRQCQIGFGIPTQHKSEIDVVRTGALPYRFIAPAGHFLGDKAEVDIEDLSDLDFVGFVDSTMTGRSFDRRFARMRKPPVMKMRSYLSIVIAALVRRGLGVGIVDPFTAEEHERAGGIVRPLNTEERFEYSVIKPIGEKLSPECEALVEIFERLAEAHRHEPG, via the coding sequence ATGCTCAGCCCACGATCTCTGGAAGCCTTTCGCGAAGTGATGCGCACCGGCAGTGTTTCCGGTGCTGCAGAAGAACTTCTGATCTCACAACCAGCCGTCAGCCGCCTGATACGGGAACTGGAGGAGCGGCTCGATCTGCGGCTCTTTACCCGCTATGGCGGACGGATTGTTGCAACACCTGCCGCACATGAATTCTGGATGGAGGTTGAGCGCAGCTTCACCGGACTGAAGCATATCGAGCGGGCTGCCCAACAGATCAAACGCGGGCAGCGAGCCACTCTCAGCATCGCAGCCGCACCGGCGTTCGCCCAGGCGGCGCTGCCTCAGGCTGTTGCGGAGCTCCACCAATTGCGACCCGAGTTCAGAGCGGAGTTCTTCTCGATGACCACGCTGCCTGTGGTGCGACAGGTGGCGTTGCGGCAATGCCAGATCGGGTTTGGCATCCCGACGCAGCACAAATCCGAAATAGACGTGGTGCGAACCGGCGCGCTTCCCTATCGCTTTATTGCCCCAGCCGGGCATTTCCTCGGAGACAAGGCGGAGGTGGATATAGAGGATTTGTCAGATCTCGACTTCGTGGGGTTTGTCGATTCCACCATGACCGGGCGAAGTTTCGACCGACGCTTTGCAAGAATGCGCAAGCCGCCTGTGATGAAGATGCGCAGCTATCTTTCCATTGTCATTGCCGCTCTGGTGCGCCGCGGGCTTGGTGTTGGTATCGTGGATCCGTTCACCGCGGAAGAACACGAGCGCGCCGGAGGTATCGTGCGTCCTCTCAACACTGAAGAGCGCTTTGAATACTCGGTTATCAAACCGATCGGAGAAAAGCTCAGCCCGGAGTGTGAAGCGCTTGTGGAGATCTTTGAGCGTCTGGCCGAGGCACACCGGCACGAACCTGGCTAG
- a CDS encoding NAD(P)/FAD-dependent oxidoreductase produces the protein MKVNGSRSQERIDPSSVPNHTEIVVIGGGIVGVTAAIHLAERGIPVVLCEKGRIAGEQSSRNWGWIRKTGRDLRELPLMIESARLWARIVPQLDTDIGYGVRGTTYLAENDAEFEPHEAWHEAAKPFQLDTMLLSSAETDRFLGRGDRRFRGAIHTPSDATAEPSLAVPAMARYAKKCGVTILENCAVRMVERANGAVVGVVTEHGEIACKSVILAGGVWSRTFLENLGLNLPQLAVKSSVLRTSPAPEIVSGGLGAARASVRRRLDGGYTIARSGAAEFQLIPAAFRHFGAFLPVLRDRWRIMTIRAGRDFFGPLGTARWQADEETPFERVRVFDPKPDPRLINRVINAARELHPQLADARPVETWGGMIDVMPDEIPVLDSPPGWQGLLIATGLSGHGFGIGPGAGLLAAQMTTGETPVVDPKPFSLSRFSRRAAA, from the coding sequence ATGAAGGTGAACGGTAGCAGGTCCCAGGAGAGAATTGATCCGTCCTCCGTTCCAAACCATACCGAAATCGTGGTTATCGGTGGCGGCATCGTCGGTGTCACCGCGGCCATTCATTTGGCGGAACGCGGCATCCCGGTCGTTCTGTGCGAAAAGGGGCGCATAGCCGGCGAGCAGTCCTCGCGAAACTGGGGTTGGATCCGCAAGACGGGACGCGACCTTCGAGAGTTGCCGTTGATGATCGAAAGCGCAAGGTTGTGGGCGCGGATCGTCCCGCAGCTCGACACGGACATCGGCTATGGCGTGCGCGGCACCACCTATCTCGCGGAAAATGACGCCGAGTTCGAACCTCATGAGGCGTGGCACGAGGCAGCAAAACCCTTTCAGCTCGACACGATGCTCCTGTCTTCAGCCGAGACGGATCGGTTTCTAGGGCGCGGTGACCGCCGCTTCCGGGGCGCCATCCACACGCCCTCGGATGCGACGGCGGAGCCCTCGCTGGCAGTGCCGGCAATGGCCCGTTATGCGAAGAAATGCGGCGTTACCATTCTTGAAAACTGCGCGGTTCGCATGGTGGAAAGAGCCAATGGGGCGGTCGTCGGCGTCGTCACCGAACACGGTGAGATTGCATGCAAGTCGGTCATTCTGGCCGGCGGCGTGTGGTCGCGCACGTTCCTTGAAAATCTTGGGCTGAATCTGCCGCAGCTTGCGGTCAAGTCATCTGTTTTGCGAACTAGCCCCGCGCCGGAGATCGTATCCGGCGGCCTGGGTGCGGCGCGTGCTTCCGTGCGCAGGCGGCTGGATGGCGGTTACACGATAGCGCGCAGCGGCGCGGCCGAGTTTCAGCTCATTCCGGCGGCGTTCCGCCATTTTGGCGCTTTTCTGCCCGTGTTGCGGGATCGCTGGCGCATCATGACAATCAGGGCCGGGCGCGATTTCTTCGGCCCGCTCGGAACGGCCCGTTGGCAGGCCGATGAAGAAACACCTTTCGAGCGTGTCCGCGTCTTCGATCCGAAGCCTGACCCGAGGCTCATCAACAGGGTAATAAATGCGGCGCGAGAGCTGCATCCGCAACTCGCCGATGCCCGACCGGTTGAAACCTGGGGCGGGATGATCGACGTCATGCCAGACGAAATTCCTGTTCTGGATTCACCGCCGGGATGGCAGGGGCTCCTGATCGCAACAGGGCTTTCGGGGCATGGTTTCGGGATTGGGCCGGGCGCAGGCCTGCTTGCCGCGCAGATGACGACAGGCGAAACGCCGGTGGTGGATCCGAAACCGTTCAGCCTCTCCAGGTTCTCAAGGAGAGCGGCGGCATGA